TTCCTCTCTTTCACGCATGGCGACATGGCGCCGGGCAACACGCTGTTCACCCCCGGTGGCCCGCGCCTGCTCGACTTCGAGTACTGCGGCATGCGCCATGCCCTGTACGACACGCTGATGTGGCTGCTGGTGGTGCCGCTGCCCGACGAGCTCATCTCCCGCGCCGAGCTCACCTACCGCATCACCTGCTCCCAGGGCTGCGACGCGGCGCAGGTGGACTCCACCTGGACGCGCGCCCGCGCCACCGTGGTCGCCGCGCGCACCGTGAACCTCTTCCAGTGGATTCCCCTCCGGGCCCTGGAGCAGGACCGCGAGTGGGCCCCCGGCTTCTCCGAGCGCGCCGCCCTCCTGCGCCACCTCTCCCGCTGCCGCGCGGTGCTGGAGCCGATGAACCCCGTGCCCGCCCTGTCCCGCACCCTCGCGTCGCTGGAGGCGCGGCTCACCGAGCGGTGGCACGACACGCCCACGTTCACCTGGCCCGCGTTCCGGTGAAGACCGACACGGGGCTGACCTCTCGTGTGTACCGCGCGACGTCAGGCTGACTCGCGCAGCATTGAAACGAGCGACTTGTAGAGTTCCCGGATCTCAGAGGGGATTCGACCGAGTTCCTGGTCAAGGCGGTCGCTCGCCTTGGGCCCCCTCGTCTTTGCAACCTCAAGGAGCTTTGCCAGTCGCAGATACAGCTGCAGTTGCGCCTTCTGTTCCGCAGCGACTTCGGAGTCCAGCATCTGCTCTAGCCATGCCCTGACGTCGTCCACGGGCAAGAGCAAGAAGAACGGCTTCGGCTTTTTGAGAAACACCGACACGGCTCTGCCGACATCCTGTCCCAACAAGCCAACAACCAGACTCCGTACCGAACTGGAAGCGGCACTCGCCTTGTCGGCACCTACCGCCACTCCGACCATCGCAATCAGCTCGCCAAGTACATCGGCCGGCATCGACGCAAAAACATCACCCTGTTCATCAAGATGCCTGGCCAGCTCGTCTATAAATTCACTTGAACCGATCTTGCCGTTGATGATCTTAATAAGAAAGAGCTCGACAGCAGCACTGGACGACATCTTCTTGAACTCAACTGGCAACCTGCTCGCATCCCTGGAGGCCAGCTCCTCGAGAACCTGCTCCAATTCTTCATGTCGACTCAGTGCCGCGAGTGCCTTCGATAGAAAAAACAATGACTGATGAGTCGCCGCATCATACTGAAGCAATGTCTGGTCGCGGCTCACTCGTAGAAGCGCCCTGCTGGCATCAACCACCTCCTCATTGCGGCCAAGCTCTCCGAGGATCACCATTCGTGTGATGGCAGTTCCAGGAAAGAGTGACCTCAACTTGGGATTCTTTACTTCTGGAAGAGCCAGGATGGCATCTGCCCGAGCCAACGCCTCTTCATGCCTGCCAAGAGTCCGCAAGCACTCGACCCCCCAGAAGCAGGCGTAGGCCGCCATGGCACGAACAATGTCATACTGGCTGCTCTCAAAACGAGTCGTAATCCACTGGAAGACTTCCGGCTTGTCAAACCCACTCTCCTTCGAGAGGGCAACAGCGCGAAGCACGAGAAAACGGGCAGACTCGAGCGCGGTGTGCATAGAGAGAGGCTCATGAGCTGCGAGTGCGCGCTCCATTGCCTCACGTCCCTCGTCCCCCTGGCCGGAGAACATCAGATTGATGGCCTCGGAGAGGGCCTGCTCCAGCCCCTGATCCAGAAGCCGAGGCGACACCTGCGAAGTGTCTCGCTCCATTGCCTGCCGGCATTCATCCCAGATGCGTTGCCGTTCGAGCCGCCCCTGCTCCGAGGTCGCCAGGTTGAAGGCCGCCTGCACCTGCAGGAATGCGAGGCGTGCGGCGCGCCCAGCCCTGGGACCCTCGTGGTCGAGACGCTGCCGCATGGTCTCGAACACGTTCCCCAGTTCCCCGGGCTCGTACCAGTAGGCCAGGAACCGCACGAGAGGCTCCAGCAGGAACCGCCCCTTGCGGTACTGGTACCAGATACGAAACAGCCCCTCGCTGAGGCCATAGAGCGTTCCCTTCCCGCCCGAGCCTTCCACTGCCTCGACATGCCCCTCCTGCACCAGCCTGGCCATCAGCGTGGACAGGGACTTCTCCGGCAGCCGGCTCTTGTCCGCAACCTCCTTCAGGGTGAGGTTCGAGTCCGCCAGCGCCAGCGTCGTGACGATGGCGCGCTCGCGCGCGGCAAGCCGTGACAGACGGGCCTCGAAGTACGCCGTCTGCGCATCCAGGAAGGCACGCAGGTCCTCGACCAGCGTCTGGATGCCCTCCTTGTCCCGGAGGATTTCGAAGGCCATGACCACGGAGCGCGGCAGTCCCCCCGTCAGCTGGTGGATGATGCGCTGCTTCAGCACGGCATCCGGCCCCGACCCGAGCATCTCCTTCCGTCCCGTCAGCTGCGCGAGCTTGGAGAAGAGTGCACCGACCTCCTCCACCTTGAGCTGGCTCAGCCTGCGCTCCTTGAGCTGTGCGAAGAGCGGCGCCTTGGGATTGCTCAGCTCCTGGAGGTAGCGGGTGGGCGTGGTGCTGATGAAGAGGACGCTCGGATTGTCGAGCAGCAGCGAGCGCAGCTGCCGCGTCTGGGCCGTGCGCTGCTTGGGCGCGAAGCTCTCGAAGAGCGCGTCGAGGTTCTCCATCAACACGAGCAGGATGCGCTTCTGCCGCGCTGCCTCCTCCGTCAGGCGCGCCGCCATGTCCTCGAAGAGTGCATCCTCGTCACCGGAGCCCTCCAGCGTGAGGAGCTCCTCCCCGAGCTTCGCGCCAGGTACCGCTTCCACCAGGCGCTCCGCGATGCGCATCAGGAGCGTCGCGGGCGAGTAGACCTCGTAGACGTCCGCCTCCCCCAGCCACAAGGGGAGGTAGACCTTCGACAGCTCGGGGTCCGTGCTGACGCGATGGTGGATGATGCCCGTCAGGTGCGTCTTGCCGATTCCTCGCGGACCGCGGAGCAGCCAATGCTGCCGCGTCGAGGCGTCCGCCTGCTCGCGGAGACTGTCGAGGATTTCCTTCACCAGCAACTCACGCCCCGTCAGCATGGCCTCGAGCTGCTCGGGCGGGGTGTCTCTCGGGTTGTAGAGGGAGACCTTCTCGCTCATGGGTGCATGTCTCCACGAGCACGCCAGTAACGCTGGAAGAGGCGCGAGGCCAGCTCCACGCGCTCTCCTTGCACGCTCAGGGGAAAGTACTCGACCAGCCAGTTGAAGTGCTCGGCCTGCTTCGTCGGGTCAGCGTGCAGAAGGGCCTTCATGTCGGAGACGTCGAGTGGCCGACTGGACGACGCAAGCCGATCCAGCGCCAGCTCGAAGCCTTCCGCGGTGCGCGGGTCCCGCTGAGCGGCTTGCTTGAGCTGCTCGTCCAGTTCCGCGAAAGCATCCGTGCTGGCGAGATAGTCGACCAGTTCCCGCTCCAGCGCCGCTGGCGAGAGCGCCCCGGCTCGCGCGGCCGAAGCGAGGTGGGACAGGAAGCGCAGCGCGGGATAGGGCATCGCCAGGTCCACGTTGTCGGCCATCCACTCCAAGTCCCCTTGCTCGAGGACCAACCCGGTTCCGAGCAGCACCCGCCGCAGGTTGAGGGCAAGCCGGGGCCTGGCGAGGGGAGGCAGAGGGAAGCGGTGCAGCGCCCCGAACATGCCGGGCAGTTGGAGGTGGAGTTGCTCGCGCGCGAACCTCTCCAGGTCCAGCGAGCCTGCCACCACGAGCCGTGCACCGGCCTTCCGCAGTGCCCAGTCGAGCGCCTCCAGCAACGCGCGACCGTCCTCGGCCCCGAGGTGTTCGAGGTACCACGCCAGCTCATCCAGGATGAGAACGAGCGGCACGGACCCGCGCGACAACTCCTGGAGGGCCGCTGTCAGCACCTCTCGCCAGCCCTGGTTTCGGACCTGCTTGAGTGCTTCGATGAAGCGTCGACCCGAGGCCCGAGCCTCCAGCTCGGCGGCGAACGCGTCCACGTTGCGATACTTCTCGACATCGAGCCGCAGCGGGCGGAATCGCGGGATGAGCAACTCCTCGAGCCGGCACAGGAGCGACGTCTTGCCGGATCTTCGCGGCGCGACGAGCAGGACGTTCCGTCCCTCTTCGATGAGCCGCTGCAGCGTCATCAGCTCGTCTTCCCGATCCAGGAAGTCGATTCCCCTGGCCACGCTGCCTTCCGCTCGGGTCGCGCTGGGGAAGCGCACCCGCTCCGCCTTCCGCAGTTGGGCGATGGCTGGCGCGAGCAGGGTCCGTAGCTCCGCCTGCGACAAGCCGTGCAGCTCGGCGACCTCGAAGCGCGTCAGTCCGGCCGCATCGAGGCGGGAGTCCACCGACTCCAGCTCGAGCTGATTCGCCACGATGTGCCACTGGAAGCAGTCATCGCCTTCAATCAGTCCGGAACAAGCGCTCTCGATGTCGCGCATGGGCGCGATATCCGCGGCTCCCTCCACGAGGAAGAGGACGCTGGCGTTGCGCCGTGGGTTCTCCCGCTCGAAGAACGCCAGCAGCGTGCCGGTCCTGAGCGATTCATTGCGAGGTCGCATGGTGGATTCATCTCCCGGCGTTCACGGAATCACGCCATCGCGAGCCTCAGGAGGGGCGCTCGCCTGCTTGAGCTGGTCGAAGAGGTAGTCAGCCAGGTAGAGCTGCTCGCTGAGGCTGTAGCTGAGCTGCTCATGTCTTTCGTCTACGCGAAGACCTGCCCGCCTCCGTTCGTAGATGAGAACGTGGTCCTTCTTGTCCCATGCCTCCTGGAGCACGGTGAGGATCTGCACCTCCACCCGGCAGCCACGATGGGCGAACGCCTTCGGGGTGAACTGCGCCTTGCGACACCGCTCTCCGCTCTTGCGGCTCCTGGGTTCGATGGAGATCAGATCCTCGAATCGATTGCCCTGAAGACTGAACTCGCGCCACAACAGCTGCTGCGGCGGCGAGAGCGCCTCCCGCTTCGTGGCGTCATATGGCGCTTCCAGGTGCCCACAGATCAGCTCTACATCCGACAAGAAGTTGGTGACGATGCGGAAGCGGCCCAGGTCACTCAGCTCGTCCAGGTTGCTGAAGCTGATGGGCGGCGGGTGGCGGGTATCCACCCACCGCCGAGCCATCTTCTCCAGGATGCTGTCCGGGGTCTTGAGGACGTGCCGGTCATCGAGCCTGTAGAAGAGCCGCCCTTGCTCATGAGGCGGGAGCTGCTGCTGGAGGTTCGCCAGGATGGGATCCATCCGGGCGATCAGCGCCGTGGCGACGGCTCGGTAGATGACCGTCTCCTGTGTCAGCCATCGCCGCACATGTGCGAGCTGTGCCTCCCAGGCCGCCGGCTTGGGTCCATCCCAGGGAAAATGATGGGTTACCAACCCCTGGACCTTCTCCAACACCGGCGCCAGGAACATGCCTGCCTCCACAACCATCCTGTTGCCCAACAAGGTAGTTGCCCAACAAGATAGTTGTCAACGCCCTTCAGAAGTGGGCGAGGCGGGCCTCGTGCAAAGGCCGCGCTCGCACCAAGCACCTATGGTGTCCTCAGAGCCCTCATGCGCATGACGTCCGCGGCCCGGTAACCCATGTCCCAGGACTCGGACGCGCGCTGCGCCTCACACCCGGAGGTCCTGGCCACCGCCATCTGCCGCCGATGCGGCAGCTTCCTGTGCGCATCGTGCGCGCGGCCTTTCGAGCAGGACGTGTTGTGTGAAGCCTGTCTCGGTCGCCAGTTCCGGGCGCCCGAGGTGTCCTGGCGGGCCTGGCTGGCCTTCTCGCTGGGCATCGCGGGGGTGGTGTTTGGACTGGTACCCGGCCTGCTCGGCTGGTGGGTCGCGGAGTGGGAGGCGCGGCGCATCGACCGGGGCGAGTCACCTCCGGGTGGGCGCACGTTCGTTGACGCGGCTCGCAAGGCGGGCTGGCTCTGCGCCGCCGGGCTGGGCGTGACGTGCGTGGCGCTGTTGTATTGGTTTTCCACCCACTGAGCTGCGAGTGGGGGCGCGCTCCGGCCGCGACTGCAGCATCCGACGACTCCATGCCCTTCGCCATACGAAGCCCGCAGGGGAGGTCATGCTCCAGGCGGAAGGAACGTTCCTTCCTGGCTCGGGGACAGACTCCTTTCTGTCATGCCGGAGGAACATTGCGGGCTGGACAGTGCGGCCCGCCGCACGGGTTGAGGGCCCGGCTCATGCCGCGAAGTACACTGCGACGCATGAGTGATGCCTCGACACTGCTGGCCGCACTTCCGGATGTGCCGGAGCTCGTCTGGGCACGCGGCGCGCTGCTGAGCGGGTCCGGAAGCGTCGAATGGACCGACGGCCGCTCTGCCCTGCTGTACGAAAACCTGGAGGCCTGCGTGGTGGGCCGGCCGCCACGAGCGCGGCTCCTCGCGTACCTGGAGCGACTCCCCCAGGGAACCGAGGTCGTGATGGGCCTCGAGGATGCGCGGGCGCTCGGACCGCTTCCCGGCTGGCGCGAGGAGGTCGCGGTGGTTCATGTCCAGCAGGGGCCTCCACCAGCGCCTCCGGTGATTCGCGGCGAGGTGAGAATCCTCGAAGCGGACGCACCGCTGGACCTGCGACACCTGCCGGTGGACTTCGTCAGTGAGCTCACCCGGGCCCGCGTGTCCTCACCGCTCGCGGTGGCCTTCACCGAGGGCCTTGCAGTCGCCTTCAGCTACTCCGGCAGCGAGACGGAGACGTGGTGGGACGTGTCCATCGACACGCACGAGCCCTTCAGGCGGCAGGGGTACGCGGCCGCCACGGCGCATGCCCTCATCGAGCACATGCGCACGAGGAGCAAGCGCGCCGTGTGGGCCGCACTCGAATCCAACATCGCCTCACTCGAGCTCGCGGCCCGGCTCGGCTTCACACCCGTGGCCCGCGTGGCGTCCATCTCGCGGGCGGAGGACTCGCGCTGATACGACCTGGTCGCGGCCTGAGGGTCACCGTAGAGCTTCGAGGTGAAGTTCTCCTCGAAAGCGCATGAAGTGACCGAGCAGTACCAGTCCACCCGGGGCAATCCTGTCAGGAAGCCTCACTGCCCAGGCCGGAAACCCGGGCCGCTGCGCGACTCCCCTGAACGAACCGGGCTCGGTGGCCTGGCATCTGGCGACTCGCAAGCCGCCCCGCTCACCGGAGGCTGGCGGCCAGCGCCTTCAGCCACACCACCACCGCCACGGCACCGGCGTCGGGCACACCGACGGCGCGCGCGCCCAGGTAGCTGGCCCGCCCCAGGCGCGGCTGCATGTGCGTGGTGGCCTCGGCGCCCCGCTCACCCTCACGGACGGCGGCGGCCCAGGCGTCCGCGGGGGGCTTCCCGGCCTCCAACTCGCGAGCAAACGTGTCCGCCGCCGGCCTCAGCGCATCGAGCATGGTCCGGTCTCCAGGACGCGCGCCCCCGAGCTCCGATACCGCATCGACACCCGCGCTGAAGGCCCCCGCCCACACGGACGCGGCCGGCATCCCCTCCACCTCCGCCAGCCGCCGGGCCGCGCGCAGCAGCGCCGTCGCGTAGAACGGACCCGAGCTGCCGCCAATCGCCTTGCGCAACGCATTGCCAATCGCGGTCAGCGCCCGCGAGGGCGTCGCCCACGACGACTCGGGCAGCGCGCGAACCGCGGCGGCGCCTCGCGCGAGGCTGAGTCCCAGGTCCCCATCCCCCGCCGCGCTGTCCAGCGTCGTCAGCCGCGCCTCCTCCGCGTCGAAGGCGTCCGCCACCGCGAGGGCCGCCCGGCGGACACGCTCCATTCCGGGCAGCTGCTCCCCTTCGGCCAGCGGCGCCCGCGGCGTGTCCGGCAGGTGCCGCGGCGTCCGCTCCGGCGCCACCCGCCCCGCCCCAGGCCAGGCCGGCGCAGTGGTCGCCAGGTCGAGCCTCGCCAGCCGCGCGTCATCCACCTTCAGCAGCGAGAGCGAGCAGCCCGGCATCTCCAGCGCCGACAGCAGCGTCCCACTCCAGGCCCGCTCCACCCGCACGCCGCCCTGGCGCAGCACCGCGAGCGCCCGGCGCGCGACAATCGCCAGCTCCATCGGCGGAGTGCCACCCAGGCCGTTGACCAGCAGCGCCACCCGGTCCCCCGCGCCGATGCTCCGGTCCTCCAGGATGGTGGTCAGCAGCGTGTCCACCAGCGCATCCGCGCTCCGCAGCGGCACGCGCCGCACGCCCTGCTCTCCGTGGATGCCCAGCCCCAGCTCGATTTCATCCTCGCCCAGCGTGAAGCCCGGACGGCCCGCCGCCGGCACCGTGCAGGGGCCGAGCGCCACGCCCATGGTGCCCAGCTCCGACGCGGCCGCCGCCGCCTCGCGCGCCACCTCCGCCAGCGAGGCCCCCGACGCCGCCACGGCTCCCGCAACCTTGTGCACCAGCACCGTCCCAGCGATGCCCCGGCGCCGCGCGGGCTCCACCGTGTCGTGCAGGGCCACGTCGTCGGCCACCACCACGACCTCCACCGGAATGCCCTCCGCGCGCGCCAGCTCCGCGGCGAGCCCGAAGTTCAGCCGGTCTCCCGTGTAGTTCTTCACCACCAGGAGCGCCCCCGCCGGGCCCGACACCGCGCGGATGGCGGTCAGCACCGCGTCCGCGCTGGGCGAGGTGAACACGTCCCCCGCCACCGCCGCGCTCAGCATGCCCTCGCCCACGTAGCCCGCGTGCGCCGGCTCGTGCCCGCTGCCGCCTCCGGAGATGACCGCCACCTTCCGCTGGTGGAGGTCCGCCGGCGTGTCCGCGCGAACCACCACCGTCTCCTCCTCCAGCAGCGCCTGCCCCGGAGCGAGCGCGACCAGCCCTTCCAGCATCTCCCTCACCACGGCCCTGGGCGCATTGACGAGCTTCTTCACCGGGTCTTCTCCTCTGACATTGATTGATGGAAACCCAATCATTCCCAGACAGGGTCCATGGCCCTTCCAGTCTACATGGCCCAGGCTGGCCGGGCGGGGAAGTCGCTCCCGCACTCACGCAACGACAAGAGGGGGCTTCACGATGCGCAGACTGTCCGTGGTGGCGGTGTTCGCGGCCGTGGCGATGGCCGTGGCCGGTTGTGGCACCGTCGACGAGCATCAATTCGCGCGGGACGAGGGCTCGACCGACGTCGTGGAGATGAAGGCCTCGGGTGCCGAGCAGGACTTCACGTGGGATGCGGCGGCGTCCTCCGCTTCGGAGCAGGGCACCGACGCCAGCCTCGAGCAGCAGGCGGACTCCTGTTCGGGCTCGTGCAACGCCAGCTTCTGCAGCTGCTATGGCACCTACGAGTGCTGCCGGCAGGGCTGCAACTTCTGCTGGGAACACCTGCCGCAGACCTGACCCGCGCCAGGCGGCTCGATTGCGAGCGGGGCTCACACCGACGCCGCCAGCCCCACCGCTGGCGGCGGCTCCCAGGCAGAGCCTTTCGATGATCCGGATGCCCGCGTCGAACAGCGTCCGGTGAACACCCCTGCCTCCCATCCCCGGGCCCGGGTGGTAGGGTGCGCGCCCATGGCCAAGTCCCCCTGCCCCGTGTCGAAGTCGCAGTTCGTCGAGAAGGCCGAGCCCCTGAAGGTCGTCATCAACGGCCAGGAGCACCTCGCCGAGGTGAAGGCGTTCTCCACCGGCTCGTTTGGCTGGTACATCAACGGGAAGACCACCGTCACCGTCGACGGCAAGCCCCTGTCCGTGCAGATTGGGATGAACCTCACCGTCGTCGGCTCGAAGGAAGCCGACCGGGGGACCCCGCCGCCCGAGCCTTCGGCGACGTAACACCCGCAGTGCTTCGAGCCGCGCTGCCCTGGCGGCACTTGTAGGATGGGGCCGGTCCGTCCTCCTTCTCCCGGAAGTCACCATGTCCCTGCTGGAGCGCCTGCGGTCCCTGTTCTCCGACACCTCGGCCCCGTCGCGCCCCGCCGCCGGTGACGCGACAGGGCCCCAGCCCGGCCCGGCCACCGGAGCCACGACCACCGGAGCCACGGCCGCCGGAGCCGAGGCCACCGGAGCCGAGGGCTCGGAGCCCCCACCGCCCGTCGTCACCCGCTTCCTCCAGGCGGGCGAGGTCGTCGTGCGCGAGGGCGACCCGGGCACCTCCATGTTCGTCGTCCTGGAGGGGCGCGTGGCCGTGGCCCGCGAGTCCAAGGACGGTGGCCAGGTGGAGGTGGGGCAGCTGGGCTCGGGCGAGTTCTTCGGCGAGCTGGCGCTGCTCACCGGCGCGCCGCGCACCGCGAGCGTGGTGGCGGTGGAGGACGCCGTCGTCCTCGAGCTGTCCCAGGCCGGCGGGCGCGAGGCGTGGACGGGCTACGGCGTGGAGGGCGAGAAGCTGGAGCGCGCGGCCCGGGAGCGGCTGCTCGCGGACGCCCTGCGCAGCAACCCGCTGCTGTCCTCGCTGTCCCCGGAGCTGCGCGAGGAGCTGGGCGCCGCCTTCGTCCCCTGCACCGTGAAGGCGGGCGAGACGCTGCTCACGCGGGGCAAGCCGGGTGACGCCCTGTACGTGCTGCTGCGCGGAGAGTGCGAGGTGTTCCACACGCACGAGGACGGCCGCCAGTCCACCCTGACCACCCTGGGCGAGGGCGCCCTGTTCGGCGAAATCTCCCTGCTGCGCAGCCGGCTGGCCACCGCCACCGTGCGCACCACCACCCCCTGCACCCTGCTGAAGCTGGAGCGCGAGGTCTTCGAGAAGTCCTTCCTCAGCCAGCCCAACCTCCGCGGCGCGCTGGTGCGCCTGGGCCTGGAGCGGCTGAAGAAGACCATCCAGGTGATGGCCGAGCCCTCCCCGCCCGGCAAGGACGGCAAGGACTCCTGAGGACGAACAGGGGCCCCCGAGCCGGGGCCGGACGTTGGCCGGCGCTTTGCTATGTGCCCGGCCGGGCAACATGGGTGGCGAGGTGGGCGATGGCGGAGCAGCAGGAAGCACGCAGCGAGCTGGTGGCGAAGGCGGTAACGGTGTTCCCGAATGACACGGTGGTGCGGGCGCTCACGCTGATGAAGCGCTACGGGCTGAGCCGGCTGCCGGTGGTGGACGACACGCACGGGGAGCTGCTCGGCAGCGTGACGTCCGACGACCTGCGCAAGGTGTGGGAGCACTCCCCGCTGGCCTGTATGTCGGAAATTCTTTCCCTGAAATCGTTGCAGGGCGGTAACGGCGGGGACGACGACGAGGGCTCCAGCTGGCGGCCCCGGGTGACGCTCATCTCCCCGCTCATCAGCGTGTACCAGACCAGCAAGCGCTGGGTGCAGTAGTCACCGGAGGCGCTTGAGCCTGGCGCCGACCTCGACGATGGCGTGGAGGGCCGGGACGAGCTCCCGGCCCACTTCCGTCAGGGAGTACTCCACGGAGGGGGGCGAGGTCGGCGCGGCGCGGCGGTGGACGACCCCCCGCGCCTCCAGCGCCTTCAGGCGGGCGCTGAGCACCCGGGCGGAGATGCGCGGCAGGTCCGCCCGCAGCTCGCCGAAGCGCCGGGGGCCGCCGCCCAGGTGCCAGATGACGTTGGGCGTCCACGCTCCGGCGATGAGCGACATGCACTCGGTCAGCGCACAGGGCGGGGGCAGCGGGGAAGCAGGACTCTTGCGCATCCGCAGCGACATGGGCGACCTCCGGTAACCGGGCGGTTACCACGAAAGTGGATGAGCCCGGCTGAAGGCAGCGGCGGCGCAAACCAGCGGCTCTTATCCTTGCCTCCATGCACGACACAGGCAGAGGACAGAGCGACACGGAGGCCGTGCGCCGGCTGGGCATCCAGTACCCCATCGTCCAGGGACCGTTCGGCGGTGGACTGTCCACCGCGCGGCTGGCGGCGACCGTGTCCAACCTGGGCGGGCTCGGCTCGTTCGGCGCGCACAACCTGGCGCCCGAGGACATCGGCCGCGTGGCGAAGGACGTCCGCGCGCTGACGTCCCGGCCGTTCGCCCTGAACCTGTGGGTGTCGGACCATGACCCCGGCGGGCTGAGCCTGGGAGCGGAGGAGTTCGAGCGCGTGTGGGCGCTGTTCGAGCCGTACTTCCGCGAGCTCGGGGTGGAGAAGCCTGAACGGCCGCAAGATTTCCACCATGACTTCGCCACGCAGGTG
This DNA window, taken from Pyxidicoccus xibeiensis, encodes the following:
- a CDS encoding ATP-binding protein, which produces MSEKVSLYNPRDTPPEQLEAMLTGRELLVKEILDSLREQADASTRQHWLLRGPRGIGKTHLTGIIHHRVSTDPELSKVYLPLWLGEADVYEVYSPATLLMRIAERLVEAVPGAKLGEELLTLEGSGDEDALFEDMAARLTEEAARQKRILLVLMENLDALFESFAPKQRTAQTRQLRSLLLDNPSVLFISTTPTRYLQELSNPKAPLFAQLKERRLSQLKVEEVGALFSKLAQLTGRKEMLGSGPDAVLKQRIIHQLTGGLPRSVVMAFEILRDKEGIQTLVEDLRAFLDAQTAYFEARLSRLAARERAIVTTLALADSNLTLKEVADKSRLPEKSLSTLMARLVQEGHVEAVEGSGGKGTLYGLSEGLFRIWYQYRKGRFLLEPLVRFLAYWYEPGELGNVFETMRQRLDHEGPRAGRAARLAFLQVQAAFNLATSEQGRLERQRIWDECRQAMERDTSQVSPRLLDQGLEQALSEAINLMFSGQGDEGREAMERALAAHEPLSMHTALESARFLVLRAVALSKESGFDKPEVFQWITTRFESSQYDIVRAMAAYACFWGVECLRTLGRHEEALARADAILALPEVKNPKLRSLFPGTAITRMVILGELGRNEEVVDASRALLRVSRDQTLLQYDAATHQSLFFLSKALAALSRHEELEQVLEELASRDASRLPVEFKKMSSSAAVELFLIKIINGKIGSSEFIDELARHLDEQGDVFASMPADVLGELIAMVGVAVGADKASAASSSVRSLVVGLLGQDVGRAVSVFLKKPKPFFLLLPVDDVRAWLEQMLDSEVAAEQKAQLQLYLRLAKLLEVAKTRGPKASDRLDQELGRIPSEIRELYKSLVSMLRESA
- a CDS encoding ATP-binding protein, which encodes MRPRNESLRTGTLLAFFERENPRRNASVLFLVEGAADIAPMRDIESACSGLIEGDDCFQWHIVANQLELESVDSRLDAAGLTRFEVAELHGLSQAELRTLLAPAIAQLRKAERVRFPSATRAEGSVARGIDFLDREDELMTLQRLIEEGRNVLLVAPRRSGKTSLLCRLEELLIPRFRPLRLDVEKYRNVDAFAAELEARASGRRFIEALKQVRNQGWREVLTAALQELSRGSVPLVLILDELAWYLEHLGAEDGRALLEALDWALRKAGARLVVAGSLDLERFAREQLHLQLPGMFGALHRFPLPPLARPRLALNLRRVLLGTGLVLEQGDLEWMADNVDLAMPYPALRFLSHLASAARAGALSPAALERELVDYLASTDAFAELDEQLKQAAQRDPRTAEGFELALDRLASSSRPLDVSDMKALLHADPTKQAEHFNWLVEYFPLSVQGERVELASRLFQRYWRARGDMHP
- a CDS encoding RelA/SpoT domain-containing protein, with the protein product MFLAPVLEKVQGLVTHHFPWDGPKPAAWEAQLAHVRRWLTQETVIYRAVATALIARMDPILANLQQQLPPHEQGRLFYRLDDRHVLKTPDSILEKMARRWVDTRHPPPISFSNLDELSDLGRFRIVTNFLSDVELICGHLEAPYDATKREALSPPQQLLWREFSLQGNRFEDLISIEPRSRKSGERCRKAQFTPKAFAHRGCRVEVQILTVLQEAWDKKDHVLIYERRRAGLRVDERHEQLSYSLSEQLYLADYLFDQLKQASAPPEARDGVIP
- a CDS encoding GNAT family N-acetyltransferase, whose translation is MSDASTLLAALPDVPELVWARGALLSGSGSVEWTDGRSALLYENLEACVVGRPPRARLLAYLERLPQGTEVVMGLEDARALGPLPGWREEVAVVHVQQGPPPAPPVIRGEVRILEADAPLDLRHLPVDFVSELTRARVSSPLAVAFTEGLAVAFSYSGSETETWWDVSIDTHEPFRRQGYAAATAHALIEHMRTRSKRAVWAALESNIASLELAARLGFTPVARVASISRAEDSR
- a CDS encoding dihydroxyacetone kinase family protein, which produces MKKLVNAPRAVVREMLEGLVALAPGQALLEEETVVVRADTPADLHQRKVAVISGGGSGHEPAHAGYVGEGMLSAAVAGDVFTSPSADAVLTAIRAVSGPAGALLVVKNYTGDRLNFGLAAELARAEGIPVEVVVVADDVALHDTVEPARRRGIAGTVLVHKVAGAVAASGASLAEVAREAAAAASELGTMGVALGPCTVPAAGRPGFTLGEDEIELGLGIHGEQGVRRVPLRSADALVDTLLTTILEDRSIGAGDRVALLVNGLGGTPPMELAIVARRALAVLRQGGVRVERAWSGTLLSALEMPGCSLSLLKVDDARLARLDLATTAPAWPGAGRVAPERTPRHLPDTPRAPLAEGEQLPGMERVRRAALAVADAFDAEEARLTTLDSAAGDGDLGLSLARGAAAVRALPESSWATPSRALTAIGNALRKAIGGSSGPFYATALLRAARRLAEVEGMPAASVWAGAFSAGVDAVSELGGARPGDRTMLDALRPAADTFARELEAGKPPADAWAAAVREGERGAEATTHMQPRLGRASYLGARAVGVPDAGAVAVVVWLKALAASLR
- a CDS encoding cyclic nucleotide-binding domain-containing protein yields the protein MSLLERLRSLFSDTSAPSRPAAGDATGPQPGPATGATTTGATAAGAEATGAEGSEPPPPVVTRFLQAGEVVVREGDPGTSMFVVLEGRVAVARESKDGGQVEVGQLGSGEFFGELALLTGAPRTASVVAVEDAVVLELSQAGGREAWTGYGVEGEKLERAARERLLADALRSNPLLSSLSPELREELGAAFVPCTVKAGETLLTRGKPGDALYVLLRGECEVFHTHEDGRQSTLTTLGEGALFGEISLLRSRLATATVRTTTPCTLLKLEREVFEKSFLSQPNLRGALVRLGLERLKKTIQVMAEPSPPGKDGKDS
- a CDS encoding CBS domain-containing protein, which codes for MAEQQEARSELVAKAVTVFPNDTVVRALTLMKRYGLSRLPVVDDTHGELLGSVTSDDLRKVWEHSPLACMSEILSLKSLQGGNGGDDDEGSSWRPRVTLISPLISVYQTSKRWVQ
- a CDS encoding winged helix-turn-helix transcriptional regulator; the protein is MSLRMRKSPASPLPPPCALTECMSLIAGAWTPNVIWHLGGGPRRFGELRADLPRISARVLSARLKALEARGVVHRRAAPTSPPSVEYSLTEVGRELVPALHAIVEVGARLKRLR